CGGCCAGTGACGACGGCAGCCCCAGACAGTCCCCTGGGGGAAAACTCCCTGCCTCAGGAGGCGAAGCCCTGGGGGATGGGGCATGactagagcctgagagctgcgGACTGTCCCTGCTGTCACCACCCTAACCCCACCGTCCCATCTCCCTGGTGGACAGCCACACTCCTCTGCTTCTCAGCACCTGCCCTGCCTTCCGGGAAGAGCGATCCCTAGAAAGGGCCCAAGACCTCAGGGTTCTGGTTTTCCCATCCTCTCTTATCCCCTCCCAAGAACAGAGCCACATCAGGACTGCAGAAAAGGACATCGGCAAAGCGGGGCTCCAGGCTGGGCCCTGGTGCGGCCGGGGTGCCCCAAGTCCGAGGCTGCAGACTGCTGCCTGTCCCTGCCTGCCCCGTCCACCCTGAACACCCTCGAGGCCTTGATTCCACGTTGCTCACCTCACAACTAGCCTGCCCCCTCACcggccctgggccctggccctgCTGGCCCACGTTTCCGATTCTGTGCTCGGCTGAGCAAGAGAGAAACCACCGTCATGACAGGGACGTGTCGGGAGAGGAGCGCCCGGTCCACGAGGCTGCGGGCTCTTTCATCAGCTGCCTTTTCTGGGGCTACAAACGACTGAAGCCAGTTATTGTTTTATTGCCCTGTGCAAACCCTGGATATACCTCTATGACTCACTCCAAACACTTGCCCTCCACCTGCTTTCTCACCTGTGGGGCACCTGAACTTTGGGTGGGGCGCATGTGGAGAACTGTCCCCCAAGCCAGATGGGATGGTGGGATTGTCAGCACCAACTTTACCTAGCCAGTATTCCTTACTTCCAGGACTATCCACCTCATTTGACCTTCTTCCCACCCCTCACCTCTGGCCTCCTGAGCTTGAGCTCATCTTCTCTGGCACCGGTAGCTCTTcccaactcccaccccaccccagccctgagtCCAGTAAAGACCCAAGGAGGCTCTGCTACCTTCACTGTGAACAGAGGATCCCAAACCTTAGGGCCCAGGCGCCTGGTGTCCTTCTGTCTGAGTCCCAAATCTGGGGGAAGAGTAAGACAGTGGTGTAACTAACCTGACTAGGGGACTACGTCCCTTGGGTTGGAAACAAAATCCAGAGCCTTGACTAGGTTAGACCAGAGCAGGCCCGGGAAAGGCCGTGCCCCCTGGGCATACCTTCCTCAGCTATGTCCCTGGCACCCAGAAGAGGGGCTCCCTGGTACAGGTGCAGGAGTGTGCTGGCCCCTGCTGTCACCATGATCCCTGCGCTCCTGGGGCTCACCCTGTTCCTCCCCTTCCACCTGTTGCTTCCGCCATTGCAGACCCCAGGCCCAAGAATGCCCTCCGCTCAGCAGCGACTTTGTTGGAATAAACACCCGTTTCTCTAAGCTGGTGTCCTTCTCTGTTTCTAGGACGCTACATGATTGCCCTGCCCTTACTCCCAAACAGAAGGAAATATGAGCGTGGACCTTCCCCTGGGGTGACCTTCTGGCTGGGGTCAGTGTAATTGAGAGTACAGGTTTTCCAGTTCCTCTGAACACAGCTCACACACGGTAGGGACATTCTATGTTGCCCTcagcacacacgtgtgcatggACATGCAACCTGCAATGTAAAAACCACTGACTCGGAGCAGAGGAATCCACAGCAGAAGGGATATAAGGAGCACCGGGTACCGTTCTGATTGTCGTTGGGATTGAAAACCCACATCAGATTTTAAAATCATGAGCGTGAACAACCAACATACTTAGAACCATTCTGTACTCAGTCACCACTGTGTCTCAGTACAGTATTTAGTAAACCACAGGAGATACCCACTTTATTCCAACACTTTCATAAATGACACTTTATTATAAAAGAGGCTTGTGTTAGCTGATTGTGTCCAACTGCAGGCTGATGTAAGTGCTTGGAGCACAGTTAACACAGAGGAGGCTAAGCTGTGATGTTCAGCAGGTGGGGTGTGGGAAATGCATTTTCCACTTAACGATATTTTCAACCTATGATGGCTTAATGAGGGTGTAACCCCACCATGGTGGAAGAAGATCTGTGGTTCGCCATTCCTGTAACAGGAATGTTACGGGAATGTAAAGTCAGTCGcctggagctgcaggagatggaaCTTGTGGGGGGCTGGGCCCTCACTGCCTTCACTCTTCTGGCCCCAAAGCCTGGTTTCCTTTCAAGTTGGGGCCCCACAAGTAGGGGGCCCTGTGTGTGTAGCCACTCCTCACAAACAACAGGAGTAGGGGGCTCTGGGGAGGGGCAGTGCCTGCTGACGGGACAGGTGAGGTACACAAGGAAATGGGCAGAGGGGCAGCTTGTCTCTTCCTTCACCAAGACGACCAGGGGGTCTACAGTCCCCAGCACCCAAGGGTGCCGCCATCCTTCCCCAGTAATGTGCACTCCCTGTCTTCCAGATGCCAGacagctgtgggggtgggggcggcggggaGGTTCAGAAGGCTCCTTGTTCTGCCAGGAAGCCGGTCCAGCTAGGTGGGGTCCTGGGGGCCCGCGGGGGAGCACTGTGGAGGCTGGTTTGGATGGTAGAGGGTTTGGTGAAGCAGGGCGCGGGCGGCGGGCAGCTCATCAGGATCTGAGGGAGAGACGGAGGCTGGTGGGTCTGCTGGGACCTGTGCCACTGGGTGCCTGCAGCCACGGGCCCCAGGGCTCACCCACACCCAGCTCTCCCAGCAGCCCCACCAATCCCGGGTCTCACCCACGCCCAGCTCTCCCAGCAGCTCCCGGAACTCCGGCTGGGCCTCCAGCACTTTGAGCAGGTTGGTGGACTCCATCCGCTCCAACTGCACCTCCCAGTACACGTAGATCTTCTGGTTGAACGTGACGTACACGAGGCAGGGGCTGTTGCGGCTGTCTTTGCAGGCATACAGGCCTGGGGGGTCGGGGATGGGGAGACAAGGTTGGGAGGCTCAGGCCCCATGGGTATTTGTGTCAGCAGTTTCCAGCCGCCCACAGACACCGAGCAGAGCACTGAAGGCCCCTTTCTGTTTCTCCTCTGTTGGGAACTCAGTAAAGCAAGGAAAACAGTAAGATATCTGGTCCATTCCTGACACGGAGGGAAACCCCGGCAGGACGGCGTCCCAGGGGGTGTTTGCCGAGTTCCTGTCTCAGTGGCAGCCCCGGGGAACACAGGCAGCTTCTCTCGGGTGACGACCCCTCTCCCCAGGTCACTGGAGCGAGGGGACAGGTGTGCTGGGCACGGGGCAGGATCCCACCTGCACAGAAGGCACGGATGTTCTCGTCCACCTGGAAGCGGACGACGGTGCGGTTGTGGTCGATGATGTACGTCTGGCCGTCCCAGGCACAGGCGACCACCTCCTCATGCCCGTTGCCCTGAAAAAGGCCACACAGCGGATGTAGGGGTTGCTGGGAGCCTCTGAGAGAGGCCTCCTGCGGGGGTGCTGCTCACTTCAGGGGGGTCAGACCTCTCCAGGGAGCCCTAAGAGGAGGGAAGACTTGGCTGTGGAGGGAGAGTGGCCCCACTGAAGGAGGCCGCCCCCCTCCTCCAGGTCCCACTCACCGTGACGTCCAGTTTCTCAAGGGCGAAGAGCTGGTGGTCCACCTGCACCGACCACAGCAGCCTGTCCGCCTCCTCCATGAGCTTCAGGGTCCCTGCGAGGAGAGGCAGGCCGGGCTGGAGACCCCATCTCTGCGCAGGTATCTGGGCCCATGACCACCCACCCTGCACAGCCCACGGCTGACCTGGGGGACTCACCATCCAGGGTGCAGAGAGCAAAGAGGCCAGAGGCACTGCTGTCGGGGCTGTGGCCTAGGTGGGAAGGGatttggggtgggggcgggcaggGAGGAAGGACCAGAAGAAGGAAAGGTGAGATCAGAGCCGGCactgagggtggggagggacgGCTAGAGACCGAGGGAGGCCCCgcacctgccctcctcccccctcacccctgcacccgccgccccaccccacccccgccgcccccACCTCGCTTGATGTTGCCGATGAGGTGAGTGGAGACGTTCTTGTTGTGGATGCGGCCAGAGGTCTGGTGCAACACAACGTCCCGGGCAGCCAGGGGCTCCctgtggggaagggggtgggggtggcgctAAGTGGGAGCCCAAGAGAACCTGGTTCTCCCAACCCCTTGTGCTCATCTCTGTACGAGATTCCAGGGTGTAGACCAGGTTGGAGACTTGACAGCCCAGCCCGCCTGGCCCAGGGGGAAGGTCAAGAGACGGGGAGAGAGCGCGGAGCTGCCAGGCTGGAACCCCAGAACCTCCTCAGTTGCCACAACTCATGGCCCGGACTCCCTGGCCCCAGAACAATCTTCCTTAATGGGGCTCTGGTGCCAGCGCGGGGAATCGGCCAACGCAGCTCTGCCAACTGCAGACCCGTCCTCGGCCCTGGGAGCCCACCTCAGTGCCAGGCACACCACTGTCCACAGACCCACACACCCCTTACCGAGTGCCCTCCATGGGTCCCTCAGAGGTGGGGGTCGCCCCAGGGTCCTTGTTCCAGGTACACAGCAGAATCGCATAAGCACAGCCTGGCTGAGACACCATCAGTTCAGGAACACCCAGGGGCCCTGGAGTCACCGAGAGACTGTCCACCTGCACCAGAGGATGGGGGCTTAcagggggctggggagagaaGCGGGAGCCTGCAGAGGCCGGGACAGGAGGGTAGGAGCCCTGGGACACATCCTTAGCCTTCAAGGACAGCAGCAGGGGAAAGGCAGAGTCCACGGGGACCACCCACCACGACACACCACACCCACCGTCACACCCTTGACTCAGCACAGTGGCCTTTCCTGTCTGCCTGTTACCCGCAGTCTCCCCTAAGACTCTCACTGGAAGTGAACTCCTCCGGGTCTCAGTCACAGGGCGATTTTCCCTTCTTCCCGCCTGCGCCTCAGCCCCAAGTCCCCTGGAGGAtggagcccctccccacccctggtcTGCGGTCCCGGCCTCAGCTGCCCACCTGACCCTCCAGCATCCACTTCTTGAGCAACACCAGCTGCCCCATCGGGTGCTCGGCGCCTTCACCCAGGTCTTCCCAGCGGAAAGCCCGGACAACTCGGTCTGTGTAGCCCACCACCAGCTCACAACGGCCATCACCATCTGCACATCCGGAAAATAAGACAGGTTTGGAGCCAAGTCTGCCTTGGTCAGCTGAGTCCTGCCAGCAcgctctccccacccctccagcaCCAGCACTTTTTATCAGGTTCAACCTCGGGCCCACCTGCTGAGCCGCCACCCAACCCCTGGAGCCTGGGACCCGCTCTCTACCCTCCCTCACATCCAGAACCAGGCAGCTGCCTTGCAGGGCCTGTCATCTCTTCCCTGGGTACACGACTCCAGTGTCTTGATGCACCCATATCCCTACCAACACCCTCCAGATGGCCTCTGGCCCAAGTACCCGCCCCGCATCCTTGACCTTGACCTTGAGGGCTCACTCCCCTCAACCCTGACCTGTTGCTCAGATGACCCCTcccagcagggacttccctgacaacTCCTCTCAGAACAGCCATCTTTCCCTCAACACCCTCCAGCCCCTTTCTTGATGTATCTCCTCTATACCTTCGAGTgtactatttcattttcttacccCATTTCTATTGGTTATTTTTTGTTGCTACCTTGTAAATGTCCAAGagggccatgatctttgtctgttttattcactacTGCAACCCCAGTACCCAGGACAATGCCTGGTTTATGACAGGAGCGCAATAACTCGGCGTTAAACGCATAACAACTGCCCAGACGAATACTGACAACCCCCCAGCTCCCTTGACCCCTGCTCTGCTGCCCCAACTCCTACTCCCCAGCTGCCTGCAAACACAGCCATGCCCACCGATGTCGCTGATCAGCATGACCTTGGTGTTGGCAGGGATGTGCTGCTTGAAGACTGGGCGCTGCTCCTCCCCACCAAGGGTCTCGTGGTGCCCGGAACCATCCAGGGACTTGGCAGGCGTCAGGTCACACAAGTGAAACCAGCCCTCGGCACTCACAGCCACCACCAGGTTCTGGGCGAGACGAGGCAGAGGAGGGGGCTGGTGGTCAGAGCATGGGAATCGGGGGTGGGCCGAGAGAAGCCCGGGGGGCCCCTGGGCTTCTTACCTTTCCTTTATTACACACGTCTCCAACCCCAACGCAAGTGAGCTGCAAGAGAATAGAGAGGGGCTCGGGGGACGCGCCTAGGGACCCCAGTGCTCCCTGACCTCCTTGCAACTCCATCATTCGCTGAAAGCGCGTGCACATGGCCCGCGTCAAGAGGCTGTGCTAATCCTGTTACCGTGCTCTGGGTCCCGTGTACCAGTGGTATGTGGACCTAAAGCAGTGACAACAACTTGggcttaaacaaaacaaaaactacacaTATCAAGGGAGCCAGACTACCGTGTCTAGACCTAATCAAATGACCGCCCCCGTTTTCTACTGTACTTCATACCAACGGACAACCTATGCAGATCCAGGAGTACTAGGGGAGTCATTCCATCACATACAATGAAAACCAGCCCAGCTGTGTACGTGTGCACCCGTGAGTGACAGCTGGGTGAGCTCTGCCTGGGGGCTTCCCTCCCTGACTCAAATGAGCCCTGAACCAGGAGCTGGTGGCCGAGCACAAGCTGGGGAGCTCGGTGGGGGCCCCCAGCTTCGACAGTGCCTGGACAGGAGGGACCCAGGGTTGAATACTGACCATTCCCTGGCAGGAGCAGGTGAGCCACGGCCGGCTATCATCATTCTTATACACTGACAGCTTTCCGCTGGTGTCCCCCACCACCAGTTCATTTAACTTcaaatggagagagaagagagggttAGGCTGGGGTCCTGCTGAGCCATGCAAGGCCTTCTAGACTCGGCCCACCCTGCAGAAACCACAAGACCTCAATCTGTATCTTCATTGACTTTATCACAGATATTTTGAGACCAACACAGCCATGGTTTCCCAGTTTATTTCCATGCAGCGGTGTGTGGGCTTTGAGAGCAGGGCAGCTCAGACAAGGGGCAATACAGAATCTGCGATCCATCTCAGAAGAGCCTGACATCTGAACAGCTCAACGCCCTACCTGCCTGCCTTTGGCTCTTCTAATTCACCCTGATGCGTGGGACAAGTTTTGAAAACAACCCCACATATGCAACTTTGGGggaatttagggcttccctggtggttcagatggtaaagaatctgcctgccctgcaggagatctgggttcaggaagatcccctgaagaagagaacggcaacccactccagtgttcttgcctggagaatcccatggacagaggagcctggtgggctacagtccatggggtcgcaaagagtcggacacgactgagtgactaacacacttggGGAATTTACCTTCAGAGTTCATACTTAATCAGAGGCCAAATAAAAACAGTGGTGGCTCTGGGGCACTCCCTCCTCTAGCAACAAGATCTTTTGATGTTGGTGCCTCCGAGCGGGCCCAGGTGTAAATGGTGAAGAGGCTCCAGACGCTCCCGGGAGCTTAGCCACCACTTGAAGGCAGTGGTGCCTGCATCTCCACTGGAGGTGCCTGAGGGGCAGCATCTGAGTTCTGGGCCTCTAGTGCCCTCAAGTGGTGGCCAAGCTCCCAGGAGGGTCTGGAGCCTCTTCACCATTTACACCTGGGCCCTCCTTTCCCAGAGGTTCCCCAAAGGCTGGCTGCCCTTTCAAGGGGATAACCATGAAAACCAACTGGCTCCACAAACCTATTTCCAGATGTCCTTTCAAGATTCCCCCTTAGGGGGACATCTAACACCCCTCCTGTCCTCATATGAATACTATTTtctcaagagatttttttttttcgccATGCGGTGAAGCATGAGCAATCTTTTAGTTTCTGGACTAGaaaatcaaacctgtgccccttgcagtggaaacgCCGAGttttaaccagtggactgccaggtaaTTCCGTTAATAgacaaattataattttttttttttttttttaagaaacaaagaaaaatcagaatcaAAGAGAATGCCCAATCAgccctttagttttttttttttcagggaaaaatCTTTGGTGGGGATCCAAAGACAGATGCCACAGACTTGCAGTTTAACAACTGCTGAGAAGGACCTCAGTCAGCAAGGGCACAGATGCAGGGATGAGACTCATAGAGCAGTGTGGTTAAGTGTGGTGAGCAAGCAGGTGCCGCTCAGCGGGcagaacccaggccacagcaggcGTCCTGGAAGGGACCCTTCCAGGGTACTCCACCTGCTCCCCAGCATGGGTGCTCCTAGGCAGTCCATCCTGGCCCTGGCCTCTGGAGGTCACTCGGTGACACTACAGAACCAAGCTGCAGAGCACAGCTTCACTCAGAAATGCTAACAGAAAGGAAGTGAGTTCTCTCTGAGTGGGTGTGTATTCTATCCCTGGCTTCTCCCTCTTAGCAGGAAATAAATCACTTGTAAAAAACTTTAGATGAATGGTTTATCCAGATGAAATAAAAGTCTTTTTTCTGGCCTGGAATCTCCTAAGATTGGCCTGGAGCACCAGTTACAAAATGTCTATGTACACTCATGCAGGCTGAATGGACCACATCCTATCACTAGCCAACTACCTCACCTACTTGCCCTtcttttaattacatttattGATAACAGGCAAAGCCCCTCAAATTGCCTTGAGATACATAATAACATCTGCCTTTCCTAACAACCCTCATTtagtcaacaaacatttattgagtgttaaTTATGCACCAGGCATTATAGGTGTTGGAAGGAAATACAGCAgtggaaaaaaagattaaaaattcctGTCATTCTGAAgcttacaactttttttttaagggtagTATAATATACCTAATGTTGCAGAACTGAGTGTGCAATGCAGTTAGAAAAGTAcaatttaatttcaaaaaaaaaagttacactgAAGCTATGAGAAAAGGCATATAATCTTcccttttaaacaaagaagacGATCTGATAAAATGGAAAATGACTATCTCTAGAGTCACTTCGGTAATTTACTACTCTAAAATGCCTCCCTTGGATGGGgagcgcatgtatacctgtggaggattcattttgatatttggcaaaactaatacaattatgtaaagtttaaaaataaaataaaatgggaagaaaaaaaaaaaaaaaatgcctcccTTGATTTTCTCATAAAATTATACTGCTTAGTATATGAAGAAACGTGAAAGCCCAGAAAACATAATACAAATTTACGAGAATAACTTTTTCCTCCCTAGAGGAGGTAGAGCAAAGAGGCCTCAAAATACCTTTCCCATCACAGGGCAAAGGAGGCTAGGGGCGgggcaggatggggtgggggtgagtgGTGGGATGTTTTAGCCCTATGGCAgcacgtgaagaggaactaaagagcctcttgatgaaagtgaaagaggagagtgaaaaagttggcttaaagctcaacattcagaaaacgaagatcatggcatctggtcccatcactccatgggaaatagatggggaaacagtggaaacagtgtcagacttcatttttctgggctccaaaatcactgcagatggtgactgcagccatgaaattaaaagacgcttagtccttggaaggaaagttatgagcaacctagatagcatattgaaaagcagagacattactttgccaacaaaggtttgtctagtcaaggctatggtttttcctgtggtcatgtatggatgtgagagttggactgtgaagaaggctgagcgccgaagaatcgatgcttttgaactgtggtgttggagaagactcctgagagccccttggactgcaaggagatccaaccagtccattctaaaggacatcagccctgggtgttctttggaaggaatgatgctaaagctgaaactccagtactttggccacctcatgcgaagagttgattcattggaaaagactctgatgctgagagggattgggggcaggaggaaaaggggacgacagagaatgagaccgctggatggcatcaccgactcgatggacgtgagtttgagtgaacgccgggagttggtgatggacagggaggcctggcgtgctgcgattcatggggtcgcaaagagtcggacacgactgagcgactgaactgaactgaactgagtgtattcCCAGGGAAAAGAGAGCATAGAACAGGGAGGTGAGGATGAGACGCAGGTAGCCAGAGGGCAACAATGTGCTTTGCATTTAGACTGTGAAATAGAGATTATGGGAAAAAAGCGTCCCGCACCCTCAACAGCCACGGCCCCCTTCGATGCCCCCACCCTAGAACGCTTGGCACATTTTAATCAATGGGCTTATGACATTTCTCTATTATTGTGACTATCGCGCAGTGGGAGTGTTCCGTCCACTTTTGAATTCCCCAGAATTTCGCAGAATCCTCGGACCACAATCCAACACTAACGACAACGCTGAGGCTTCCCTGAGCCTTCACCGAGCACCAGACTCGGTTCGGGCCTGTTCTACTGGTATTAACACACTTTAACGacgggagaaggaaggagaggaaagggagatGGACACTGAGCTTGTAACTCAAGCCAAGGATGGCCGGCCAGGCGAAGACTTCCCGGCCAGGCGCTTAAAGCCGTCCGGTGGGCCGGGCCAGGCCGGGTCGGGAGGCAGGTGCTCCTGCGGAGCCGCACACGCCCTCCTTGTTTATTTTCCGAGGCTCTGAAAGGGAAGCGGGCCACGGAAGGGCGGGGAAGCCGGCCATGCAGTTTATTGGTTCCTCCTGGACACAAGTCATTGAACCACGCAGCAGACACGTTACGCGAGCCCCTAGAAGGACACCGGACCAGGGTTCCGGAGCAACGCAGCCAGGACACCTTGAACCGGACCTGCCCACACGGCCCCTCCCAGTCCATTTCCCCTAGCGCCCGTGCGCACGCGCGCGGACCGCACCGCCCAGCCTGCAGGGCACGCCATCCGCTCCCACGCAGCACGTAGGCGCCGGccgcctcccccgcccctggCTCCGCCCCGCGTGCGCAGACGACTGCGTCTCCAGTGCGCATGCACCGACCGTGTCGTTGTCAACGTCTCCGAGGCAAATGGCGTGTGGGAAGAGGCTCCCGCTGAACTCTAGGGCTACGCGCTGTACGTAGCTAACCGACCTCATCGCACTTCCGAGGGCTCAGGGACCGTGAAGCCCCGCTAAATGTTCCCCGAGCCCCCCTCGACAGCCGCCCGAGCGGAAAGGCCACCCAAAGCGGAAAGCTTCGTCAACGTCTGAACCTCCAATCGCGGCCTACCTCGCTAAACCTCGGCGAGGGGGCAGGCCTTCCGGGCGCgccgggcgtgggggcggggctcccgAGCCTGAGTTGAGTGACAGGGCCTCGGGCCACTCCTCTTCTCCGCAGGTTGCGGCCTGTACGGGTCTGCCGAAGCTGGCGGGGCTGAGTCGTTTCCTTGACAACAGGGCTCTCGAGAGCTTGACCTAATAACCTTGACCTCGTGCTTTGTTGCACTGGCAGTGAAGATTCCTAGCCCCTAGACCATCCCTGAGAATCATAACTGTAATAACCAACGACTCTGTGGTTTCcaacaatgttttttaaaaaaacaaaactgtaacatctctttgctgctgctgctgctctgtcgcttgagtcgtgtcctactctgtgcgactccataagcggcagcccaccaggttctgccgtccctgggattctccaggcaagaacactggagtgggttgccatttccttctccaatgcatgacagtgaaaagtgaaagtgaagttgctcagtcgtgtccgactcttcgcgaccccatggactgcagcccaccaggctcctccgtccatgggattttccaggcaagagtaccggagtgggttgccattgccttctccgtaacatccttttcagttcagttcagttcagtcgctcagtcgcgtccgactctgcgaccccatgaatcgcagcacgccaggcctccctgtccatcaccaactcctggagttcactcagactcacgtccatcgagtcggtgatgccatccagccatctcatcctctgtcgtccccttctgcccccaatccctctcagcatcagtcttttccagtgagtcagctcttcccatgaggtggccaaagtactggagtttcagctttagcatcattcattccaaagaaatcccagggctgatctccttcagaatggactggttggatctccttgcagtccaaggggctctcaggagtcttctccaacaccacagttcaaaagcatcaattctttggcgctcagccttcttcacagtccaactctcacatccatacatgaccacaggaaaaaccatagccttgactagacaaacctttgttggcaaagtaatgtctctgcttttcaatatgctatctaggttgctcataactttccttccaaggactaagcgtcttttaatttcatggctgcagtcaccatctgcagtgattttggagcccagaaaaataaagtctgacactgtttctactgtttccccatctatttcccgtggagtgatgggaccagatgccatgatcttcgttttctgaatgttgagctttaagccaactttttcactctccactttcacttccatcaagaagctttttagttcctcttcactttctgccataagggtggtgtcatctgcatatctgaggttattgatatttctcccgacaatcttgattccagcctgtgtttcttccagtccagcgtttctcatgatgtactctgcatagaagttaaataagcagggtgacaatatacagccttgacgtactcctttcccgatttggaaccaatctgttgttccatgtccagttctaactgttgctttctgacccgcatacagatttctcaagaggcaggtcaggtggtctggtattcccatctctttcagaattttccacagtttattgttatccacacaaaggctttggcatagtcaataaagcaggaattgatgtttttctggaactctcttgctttttccatgatccagataGTCTTGAAATGAGGGTAGTGAATCGgaccagctttttaaaaaatgaaatagaaaaagccaAGTAATCTCGAGTAGTAAGGTAAGTATTATTTTTGTGAAACCTTTGTTTcagttgtatatatttatacatgtatatagggcttcccaggtggcacagtggtaaagattctgcctgccaatgcgtgAGTTGCAGGAGACGCCTGTTGGATCCGTGtattgtgaagatcccctggaggaggaaatggcaacccgctgtggtattcttgcctgggaaattcagtggacagaggagcctggcgggctacactccatggggtcgaaaagagtcagatgcaactgaccacacacatacatgtgaatACAGGCTTATTatgtaaagaaattttttttccatggtGGGTGTGCTCTGTAGGtaaaagtttgaaaatcactTGTAAAGCGCATACAGTCACTTGTAAGGCACATtgcacatatattatctcatgtaAGTAGTGCATGTGAGCTTGTGTGCCTGTTCCagattttttattgaaaaaaacagGTTCAGCAAGATAAAAT
This window of the Bos taurus isolate L1 Dominette 01449 registration number 42190680 breed Hereford chromosome 5, ARS-UCD2.0, whole genome shotgun sequence genome carries:
- the ITFG2 gene encoding KICSTOR complex protein ITFG2, whose protein sequence is MRSVSYVQRVALEFSGSLFPHAICLGDVDNDTLNELVVGDTSGKLSVYKNDDSRPWLTCSCQGMLTCVGVGDVCNKGKNLVVAVSAEGWFHLCDLTPAKSLDGSGHHETLGGEEQRPVFKQHIPANTKVMLISDIDGDGRCELVVGYTDRVVRAFRWEDLGEGAEHPMGQLVLLKKWMLEGQVDSLSVTPGPLGVPELMVSQPGCAYAILLCTWNKDPGATPTSEGPMEGTREPLAARDVVLHQTSGRIHNKNVSTHLIGNIKRGHSPDSSASGLFALCTLDGTLKLMEEADRLLWSVQVDHQLFALEKLDVTGNGHEEVVACAWDGQTYIIDHNRTVVRFQVDENIRAFCAGLYACKDSRNSPCLVYVTFNQKIYVYWEVQLERMESTNLLKVLEAQPEFRELLGELGVDPDELPAARALLHQTLYHPNQPPQCSPAGPQDPT